The Pocillopora verrucosa isolate sample1 chromosome 2, ASM3666991v2, whole genome shotgun sequence genome has a segment encoding these proteins:
- the LOC136278916 gene encoding trafficking protein particle complex subunit 11-like translates to MRFKTRKSQWIIIPLVSSAVAQFKKYKSPRMKRYLMVQMGEEYYHARDYSKALLLLGKVTWDYRREKWWSLLTSVLITSLRCAYLVGNVEEYITLSLELTGRYVENSREEKTRCQTNLIHVMSLQDGQLFQRERSSPTHQSKGKSRREKRTFRHGEKRCLSVFHSSPEKELLRLSILMYSDQLRQSEPFT, encoded by the exons ATGCGCTTCAAAACTAGAAAGAGTCAG TGGATTATCATTCCCCTTGTCAGTAGTGCAGTGGCTCAGTTTAAAAAGTACAAATCACCCAGGATGAAGAGATACCTGA TGGTTCAGATGGGTGAGGAGTATTACCATGCTAGAGATTACAGTAAAGCCTTATT GTTGTTGGGAAAAGTCACCTGGGATTACCGCAGAGAAAAATGGTGGTCACTTCTTACGTCAGTTTTAATCACATCACTGAG GTGTGCGTACTTGGTTGGCAATGTGGAGGAATATATCACCCTTTCGCTTGAATTGACGGGAAGAT ATGTTGAAAATTCACGTGAAGAGAAAACAAGATGTCAAACTAATCTTATTCACGTCATGTCG TTGCAAGATGGTCAACTTTTCCAGAGAGAGAGATCTTCTCCGACGCACCAATCAAAGGGGAAATCGAGACGGGAAAA AAGAACTTTTAGGCATGGCGAGAAGAGATGTCTGAGTGTCTTCCACTCGTCCCCGGAAAAGGAACTCTTGCGTCTGTCCATACTTATGTATTCAGATCAGTTGAGACAATCGGAACCTTTCACGTGA